A window of Nitrospiria bacterium genomic DNA:
ACAAAAACGGAATGGGAAAATTCAACGGAGGTGATTTTGAAGGCGCCATTGCGGAATTTAAAAAAGCTTTAGAAATAGATCCTAACTTTGGGGATATTCACCAATCTTTGGCCCATATCTATGAGCGGCAGGGGAATTTAGACGGCGCCCTCGAAGCCGCAAAAAAAGCCGTTGAATGTAACCCCGATGACCCCCTTGCCCATACCAGCCTTTCCATGTTTTACCAACGCAAAGGAATGATCCCCGAAGCCGAGAAAGAGCAGGCCCTCGCGGCCCAGCTCAGTGCGAAAAATCCTTAATTAAAGGTTCAATAAAAAAAATATAAAATAAAACTAATCGAATATTTTCTCCCTAAAACCTAAAGGTAACACCTAACTAAAGTTCAGGTTTAAATAATCTAGAGAATTGTTAATTACCGATAGAAAGAATATATAACGTGTAATCCAACCGTCGCGTAAGCAATCGGTGGAAATGACTCATTACGATATTGCTTATTGCTGATTGCTCCTAGGCAGGGTTTCCGTAATCCATTCACGAAGCTCAAAGA
This region includes:
- a CDS encoding tetratricopeptide repeat protein, translated to MGPSKMDFYKNGMGKFNGGDFEGAIAEFKKALEIDPNFGDIHQSLAHIYERQGNLDGALEAAKKAVECNPDDPLAHTSLSMFYQRKGMIPEAEKEQALAAQLSAKNP